One genomic window of Streptomonospora nanhaiensis includes the following:
- a CDS encoding TNT domain-containing protein — protein MPPIPFAPALAAAGAVVLALSAAPASAAAQGPGCTVPVPPPSAEERDRYLCGDPRLGPAELPRAGVVGELLTDYDRLGGLSPIAFVSRHRQTGVDSATGEVSESWRYPAHDGFAVVDGEVRREVETLREGTLLDRFGSAHGSFLAPADTPFPERSLPPDSLNTWEGGPRHNYRCYAVTEAFSAEVGPIAPAFEQPGGGEQVLLDPDLVPEAGGLDRLGADSMVEWGYLDVRPARECDVDDAAPAR, from the coding sequence CCCCCCATCCCGTTCGCACCGGCCCTGGCCGCCGCCGGCGCGGTCGTTCTCGCGCTCTCCGCCGCCCCTGCCTCCGCCGCCGCGCAGGGGCCCGGGTGCACGGTGCCGGTGCCCCCGCCCAGCGCCGAGGAACGCGACCGCTACCTGTGCGGCGACCCCCGCCTGGGCCCGGCCGAACTCCCGCGCGCGGGCGTGGTGGGCGAACTCCTCACCGACTACGACCGCCTGGGCGGCCTGTCCCCCATCGCGTTCGTCAGCCGGCACCGCCAGACCGGCGTCGACAGCGCCACCGGCGAGGTCTCCGAGAGCTGGCGCTACCCCGCCCACGACGGGTTCGCCGTGGTGGACGGCGAGGTCCGGCGCGAGGTCGAGACCCTGCGCGAGGGCACGCTCCTGGACCGGTTCGGCTCGGCCCACGGCTCCTTCCTCGCCCCCGCCGACACCCCCTTCCCCGAGCGCTCCCTGCCGCCGGACTCCCTCAACACCTGGGAGGGCGGGCCCCGGCACAACTACCGCTGCTACGCGGTCACCGAGGCCTTCTCCGCCGAGGTCGGCCCGATCGCCCCGGCCTTCGAGCAGCCCGGCGGCGGCGAGCAGGTCCTGCTCGACCCCGACCTCGTGCCCGAGGCCGGCGGCCTGGACCGCCTGGGCGCCGACTCCATGGTCGAGTGGGGCTACCTCGACGTCCGACCCGCCCGCGAGTGCGACGTGGACGACGCGGCGCCCGCCCGCTAG